The Xanthomonas fragariae genome has a segment encoding these proteins:
- a CDS encoding IS30 family transposase, translating to MSKSYLHLSAEERAVLQIETRRGQSLRSISRLLCRSPSTLSRELVRQGATSYCAADAARRYKARRQRSVRRRRLTPGTDLFQLVRDHLVLWRWSPQQIAAKLLIMHPDDSAQRVSHETIYATIYAHPRGGLKKELVEALRQGKPTRGLRRTTAAKRTWVPEELRIVHRPEDVRQRLIPGHWEGDLIKGAFNRSCVGTLVERKTRFVVLCRMDGCTAADALEGFTRQMKRLPASMRTSLTYDRGTELTCYAELMQGLNINVWFADPHAPWQRGSNENTNGLLRQFLPKGADLSTVSQEYLNHIALLMNTRPRETLGWKTPSEAMEHELATFKSRVALES from the coding sequence ATGTCAAAAAGCTATCTCCATCTGAGTGCAGAAGAGCGCGCGGTGCTGCAAATCGAAACACGGCGTGGTCAAAGCTTGCGCTCGATCTCCAGACTTCTGTGCAGAAGCCCATCGACATTGAGCAGGGAGCTGGTCAGGCAGGGCGCCACGAGCTACTGTGCGGCAGATGCGGCCAGGCGTTACAAAGCGCGGCGTCAGCGCAGTGTTCGGCGGCGTAGGCTGACCCCGGGGACGGATTTGTTCCAGCTGGTGCGTGATCATCTTGTGCTGTGGCGCTGGTCGCCCCAGCAGATTGCTGCCAAGCTCTTGATCATGCATCCGGATGATTCTGCCCAGCGCGTCAGCCACGAAACCATCTACGCAACGATCTATGCGCACCCGCGCGGTGGCCTGAAAAAGGAGCTGGTGGAGGCTTTACGCCAGGGCAAGCCTACTCGGGGATTGCGGCGTACGACCGCTGCCAAACGCACCTGGGTGCCGGAGGAACTACGCATCGTGCACCGGCCCGAAGACGTGCGACAGCGCCTGATTCCAGGTCATTGGGAAGGCGATCTGATCAAGGGCGCGTTCAATCGTTCCTGCGTTGGCACGTTGGTGGAGCGCAAGACGCGCTTTGTGGTGCTGTGCCGAATGGACGGCTGCACGGCTGCCGATGCGCTGGAAGGGTTTACCCGCCAGATGAAAAGGCTTCCCGCTTCGATGCGAACGAGCTTGACCTATGATCGCGGGACCGAACTGACGTGTTATGCCGAGCTGATGCAGGGACTGAACATCAATGTGTGGTTTGCCGATCCACACGCGCCTTGGCAGCGCGGAAGCAACGAAAACACCAATGGCCTACTTCGCCAGTTCTTGCCCAAGGGTGCGGATCTGTCCACCGTCAGTCAGGAGTACCTCAATCACATCGCATTACTGATGAACACCCGTCCACGCGAGACGTTGGGATGGAAAACGCCGAGCGAGGCGATGGAGCATGAACTGGCAACTTTCAAATCACGTGTTGCACTTGAATCTTGA
- a CDS encoding JmjC domain-containing protein — protein MKKTLAQKTAAKKGAPLPLEIHATRDQPLGMPVERFLRNYWHKHPLLIRNAFPDFQSPLQPEDLAGLACEDGVLARLISHDRAKDNWNVRTGPFQETDFPGLPDHDWTLLVQDVDKWDTDVRALLEQFRFLPRWRIDDIMISFAATGGSVGAHVDHYDVFLLQGQGHRRWQVDARAQLGRKAAPLAFRDDVELKLLRAFKPTHDWLLGPGDMLYLPPLVPHHGVAEDACLTFSIGTRAPSSTELIGDYLDTLIADADEAVRYHDEDLKAPADPYEIDVTAMNRVVEALNALRMNDPDRLGDWFGRFITAYRASGDVVPAAEPIPREAVEQALEEGVLLHRHRWSRLAWRRAKRGATLFCSGLEFALSTKDASRLAAAEEVDGALYAQLSARGREVVLELLAQGHYQRAHEEADDDSEHIEDQANAQSLSADHDEADAATDTPDTDEEIDAETDVEEVPDAADNPAEAGDAEQGDHHADQDDDSDVADDEASDDSDEAPKRV, from the coding sequence ATGAAAAAAACCTTAGCCCAAAAGACCGCAGCCAAAAAAGGCGCCCCCCTGCCCTTGGAGATCCATGCCACGCGCGACCAGCCGCTGGGCATGCCGGTCGAGCGCTTCCTGCGCAATTACTGGCACAAGCACCCGCTGCTGATCCGCAATGCATTCCCGGATTTCCAGTCGCCGCTGCAGCCTGAAGACCTGGCCGGCCTGGCTTGCGAGGACGGCGTGCTGGCGCGACTGATCAGCCACGACCGCGCCAAAGACAACTGGAACGTACGCACCGGCCCGTTCCAGGAAACCGATTTCCCCGGCCTGCCGGACCACGATTGGACCTTGTTGGTACAGGACGTGGATAAATGGGATACAGATGTGCGCGCATTGCTGGAGCAGTTCCGCTTCCTGCCGCGCTGGCGTATCGACGACATCATGATCAGCTTCGCCGCCACAGGCGGCTCGGTCGGCGCGCATGTCGATCATTACGACGTGTTCCTGCTGCAGGGCCAGGGCCACCGCCGCTGGCAGGTCGATGCGCGTGCGCAATTGGGCCGCAAGGCCGCGCCGCTGGCATTCCGCGACGATGTCGAGCTCAAGCTGCTGCGCGCGTTCAAGCCCACCCACGATTGGCTACTGGGCCCGGGTGACATGCTGTATTTGCCGCCGCTGGTGCCGCACCACGGCGTGGCCGAAGACGCCTGCCTGACCTTCTCGATCGGCACCCGCGCGCCGTCCTCGACCGAGTTGATTGGCGACTATCTGGACACTTTGATCGCCGACGCAGACGAGGCCGTGCGCTACCACGACGAAGACCTCAAAGCGCCGGCCGATCCGTACGAGATCGACGTTACTGCGATGAACCGCGTGGTCGAAGCGCTCAACGCGCTGCGCATGAACGACCCGGATCGCCTGGGCGACTGGTTCGGCCGCTTCATAACCGCCTACCGCGCCTCCGGCGACGTGGTGCCGGCAGCGGAGCCGATTCCGCGCGAAGCGGTCGAACAAGCGCTTGAAGAAGGCGTGCTGCTGCATCGCCATCGGTGGTCGCGACTGGCTTGGCGTCGTGCCAAGCGAGGTGCCACTTTGTTCTGCAGCGGCCTGGAATTTGCGCTATCGACCAAGGACGCGTCCCGCCTGGCAGCGGCCGAAGAGGTCGACGGCGCGTTATACGCCCAGTTGTCGGCGCGGGGCCGCGAGGTGGTGCTGGAGTTGCTGGCGCAAGGCCACTACCAGCGCGCCCATGAGGAGGCGGACGACGACAGCGAGCACATCGAGGACCAAGCAAACGCACAGAGCCTGTCGGCCGACCACGACGAGGCCGACGCCGCGACCGACACACCGGATACGGACGAGGAGATCGACGCCGAGACTGACGTCGAGGAGGTGCCGGACGCGGCGGACAACCCTGCCGAAGCAGGCGACGCCGAGCAAGGCGATCATCACGCAGATCAGGACGATGACAGCGACGTCGCCGACGACGAGGCATCAGACGACAGCGATGAGGCTCCCAAACGCGTATGA
- a CDS encoding pectate lyase — MTTLAELQAAFNAKNHHIIISGTIYGGPKLTTLNFSSDEWNNITIEGAAGGGAALQNIQLKFSGEKLPTGTNIQNVVIRNISFFGNIRDLQALPDQVKGTSNNTGINYVGVSLRRISNAWIDHCDFYDMSDDLLSVSLSSDYITMSYNHFYFSNGWVNMNPDPVWNWVNQDYHDLANERLAILVGYSKQDSYVYGDKKLHVTLHHNWFGPNLAGRPLLRGWVHLYNNYFDNSTLPNGTRTASNGRSYGKQQYNALQVGSGSIVVSESNYFYKTNFSNQIRLESSGDIYEFYEKGNVYEATMGRSASGLPFNKTPVKYIYRADDTARVPGIVRSSAGPH, encoded by the coding sequence GTGACAACTCTCGCAGAGCTGCAAGCGGCATTCAATGCAAAAAACCACCATATCATCATCAGTGGAACGATCTACGGCGGCCCAAAACTAACCACCCTGAATTTCTCTAGCGATGAATGGAACAACATAACAATCGAGGGTGCTGCAGGCGGTGGCGCGGCCTTGCAAAATATCCAATTGAAATTTAGCGGAGAGAAACTGCCAACCGGGACAAACATTCAAAACGTGGTGATCAGAAACATCTCATTCTTTGGCAATATCAGGGACTTGCAAGCCTTGCCTGACCAAGTCAAAGGGACGTCCAACAATACTGGCATCAACTACGTGGGCGTATCATTGCGGCGTATATCTAATGCTTGGATCGATCACTGTGATTTCTACGACATGAGCGATGACCTGTTATCAGTCAGCTTGTCATCTGATTACATCACGATGTCATACAATCATTTCTACTTTAGCAACGGCTGGGTCAACATGAACCCGGACCCAGTATGGAATTGGGTTAACCAAGATTATCACGACCTCGCAAATGAGCGTTTGGCGATACTTGTTGGTTACAGTAAGCAGGACTCGTACGTATATGGCGACAAAAAGTTACACGTGACGCTGCATCACAACTGGTTTGGTCCGAATCTGGCGGGGCGCCCTCTCCTTCGCGGCTGGGTCCACTTATACAATAACTACTTCGACAATAGCACCTTACCCAATGGTACGCGTACAGCTTCCAATGGTCGCAGCTATGGAAAGCAGCAGTATAACGCTTTGCAGGTGGGTAGCGGCAGTATTGTCGTTTCCGAATCAAACTATTTCTACAAAACCAATTTCAGTAACCAGATTCGACTGGAATCAAGCGGTGATATATACGAATTTTATGAGAAAGGAAACGTGTATGAAGCAACGATGGGACGCTCGGCAAGCGGCTTACCCTTCAATAAAACGCCTGTGAAATACATCTATCGAGCTGATGATACGGCAAGAGTTCCCGGCATCGTGCGGTCCAGCGCGGGGCCGCACTAG
- the lpdA gene encoding dihydrolipoyl dehydrogenase — protein MSEQEQFDVVVIGAGPAGYHAAIRASQLGMKVACIDSAIGKDGKPALGGTCLRVGCIPSKALLDSSRQFWNMGHLFGDHGISFNDAKMDVPTMIGRKDKIVKQFTGGIAMLFKANKITPYYGFGQLLPGNIVKVAQHEGGAIELKGTNVILAPGSESIELPFARFDGDTIVDNVGGLDFTAVPKRLAVIGAGVIGLELGSVWKRLGAEVTILEALPDFLSLVDAEVAKTALKEFKKQGLDIKLGAKVSKTEITGSGDAKQVVVSYTDAAGEQTFTVDKLLVAVGRKAATKNVLAEGTGVKLSERGQIEVDAHCHTGVDGVWAIGDCVRGPMLAHKGFEEGIAVAELIAGLPGHVNFDTIPWVIYTEPEIAWVGKTEQQLKAEGVAYKAGSFPFAAIGRAVAMGEPAGLVKVIADAETDRVLGMHLVGVGVSELVHEGVLTMEFNGSADDLARICHAHPTLSEAIHDAAMAVSKRAIHKAN, from the coding sequence ATGAGCGAACAAGAACAATTCGACGTCGTCGTCATCGGTGCCGGTCCGGCCGGTTATCACGCAGCGATTCGCGCGTCCCAGCTGGGCATGAAAGTTGCCTGCATCGACTCGGCAATCGGCAAGGACGGCAAGCCCGCCCTGGGCGGTACCTGCCTGCGCGTGGGTTGCATTCCCTCCAAGGCATTGCTGGATTCCTCGCGCCAGTTCTGGAACATGGGCCACCTGTTCGGCGACCACGGCATAAGCTTCAACGACGCCAAGATGGACGTGCCCACCATGATCGGCCGCAAGGACAAGATCGTGAAGCAGTTCACCGGCGGCATCGCGATGCTGTTCAAGGCGAACAAGATCACCCCGTACTACGGCTTCGGCCAGCTGTTGCCGGGCAACATCGTCAAGGTCGCCCAGCACGAAGGCGGCGCGATCGAGCTCAAGGGCACCAACGTGATCCTGGCACCGGGCTCGGAGTCGATCGAGTTGCCGTTTGCCAGGTTCGATGGCGACACCATCGTCGACAACGTCGGCGGCCTGGATTTCACCGCCGTTCCCAAGCGTCTGGCGGTGATCGGCGCCGGCGTGATCGGGCTGGAACTAGGTAGCGTGTGGAAGCGCCTGGGCGCCGAGGTCACCATCCTCGAAGCGTTGCCGGATTTCTTGTCGCTCGTCGATGCAGAAGTGGCCAAGACTGCGCTGAAGGAATTCAAGAAGCAGGGCCTGGACATCAAGCTCGGCGCCAAGGTTAGCAAGACTGAGATCACCGGCAGCGGCGATGCCAAGCAGGTGGTGGTGAGCTACACCGACGCCGCCGGCGAGCAGACCTTCACGGTGGACAAGCTGCTGGTCGCTGTGGGCCGCAAGGCGGCAACCAAAAATGTGCTGGCCGAGGGCACCGGTGTCAAGCTCAGCGAGCGTGGCCAGATCGAAGTGGACGCGCATTGCCACACCGGTGTCGACGGCGTGTGGGCGATTGGCGACTGCGTGCGCGGCCCGATGCTGGCGCACAAGGGCTTCGAGGAAGGTATTGCAGTGGCCGAGCTGATCGCCGGTCTGCCGGGTCATGTCAACTTCGATACCATTCCGTGGGTCATCTACACCGAGCCTGAGATTGCCTGGGTCGGCAAGACCGAGCAGCAGTTGAAGGCCGAAGGCGTCGCCTACAAGGCCGGTAGCTTCCCGTTCGCAGCGATCGGGCGCGCCGTGGCAATGGGCGAGCCAGCCGGCTTGGTCAAGGTCATCGCCGATGCCGAAACCGATCGCGTGTTGGGCATGCATCTGGTCGGCGTTGGTGTTTCCGAGCTGGTGCACGAAGGCGTACTGACGATGGAGTTCAACGGCTCCGCCGACGACCTGGCTCGCATCTGTCACGCGCACCCGACTTTATCCGAAGCGATCCATGATGCCGCCATGGCGGTGAGCAAGCGCGCGATTCACAAGGCTAACTGA
- the sucB gene encoding dihydrolipoyllysine-residue succinyltransferase has product MATEVKVPVLPESVSDATIASWHKKAGEAVKRDENLVDLETDKVVLEVPSPVDGVLKEIKFEAGSTVTSNQILAIIEEGAVAAAPAEAKKADAPAPAAAAPAAAPAPAGAATPTASKSSADALPPGARFSAITQGVDPSQVEGTGRRGAVTKEDIVAFAKNGGVGRASGARPEERVAMTRVRKRIAERLMQSKNSTAMLTTFNEVNLAKVSAARKELQEEFQKAHGIKLGFMSFFVKAAANALQRFPLVNASIDGDDIIYHGYSDISIAVSTEKGLVTPVLRNVERQSFAEIEQGIAEYARKARDGKLSLEELQGGTFTVTNGGTFGSLLSTPIINPPQSAILGMHAIKERPIAESGQVVIAPMMYLALSYDHRIIDGKDSVQFLVDIKNQLENPGRMLFGL; this is encoded by the coding sequence ATGGCCACCGAAGTCAAAGTTCCGGTACTGCCCGAATCCGTTTCCGACGCCACCATCGCCAGCTGGCACAAGAAGGCGGGGGAAGCGGTCAAACGCGACGAGAATCTGGTCGACCTGGAAACCGACAAGGTCGTGTTGGAAGTTCCTTCGCCGGTCGACGGCGTACTGAAGGAAATCAAGTTCGAAGCCGGCAGCACGGTCACCAGCAACCAGATCCTGGCGATCATCGAAGAAGGCGCTGTGGCTGCTGCACCTGCCGAAGCGAAGAAGGCTGATGCACCGGCGCCTGCCGCTGCTGCGCCAGCCGCGGCTCCAGCACCGGCTGGCGCCGCTACGCCGACCGCTTCCAAGTCGTCGGCCGATGCCCTACCCCCGGGTGCGCGCTTCTCCGCGATCACCCAGGGCGTGGATCCATCGCAGGTCGAAGGCACCGGCCGTCGTGGCGCAGTGACCAAGGAAGACATCGTCGCCTTTGCCAAAAATGGCGGCGTCGGCAGGGCTAGCGGTGCACGTCCTGAAGAGCGCGTGGCGATGACCCGCGTGCGCAAGCGCATCGCCGAGCGTCTGATGCAGTCGAAGAACTCGACTGCAATGCTGACCACCTTCAACGAGGTCAACCTTGCCAAGGTTTCAGCTGCGCGCAAGGAACTGCAGGAGGAGTTCCAGAAGGCGCACGGCATCAAGCTCGGCTTCATGAGCTTCTTCGTCAAGGCAGCCGCCAACGCATTGCAGCGCTTCCCGCTGGTCAACGCTTCGATCGATGGCGACGACATCATCTATCACGGCTACAGCGACATCTCCATCGCCGTATCGACCGAGAAGGGCTTGGTCACACCAGTGCTGCGTAACGTTGAGCGCCAGTCGTTCGCCGAGATCGAGCAAGGCATCGCCGAGTACGCCAGGAAGGCGCGCGACGGCAAGCTGAGCCTGGAAGAACTGCAGGGCGGCACCTTTACCGTGACCAACGGCGGCACTTTCGGCTCGCTGCTTTCCACCCCGATCATCAACCCGCCGCAAAGCGCCATCCTGGGCATGCACGCCATCAAGGAGCGCCCGATCGCCGAGAGTGGCCAGGTAGTGATCGCACCGATGATGTATCTGGCGCTGTCCTATGACCACCGCATCATCGACGGTAAGGATTCAGTGCAGTTCCTGGTCGACATCAAGAATCAGCTGGAAAACCCGGGCCGGATGTTGTTCGGTCTGTGA
- a CDS encoding trypsin-like serine peptidase, with protein MQAAVSASFVDANPVDGDPPELHNSALVRGENRGAELKVMKGAVPTPKTDPSVPVPGFPPAAHLGVVFFRANGIDQRCTGNAVVSDSGNVVATSGRCVSALPSKFVSDLVFVPAYNGTAPYGVWPATTITADNDWVVGRAVDYDTAFFQVQAPMIMKSSGATLSNTVGASGVRFVGQEDDNEYRVTGYNTDPGANANTPVSVTSTAEPNPWMNKDYAIEGLEWEARSGVSGSPWISTDEDPVQDVEVGMTSFAYKQFTHASFGPQWTSAIRNLYQTAAAIK; from the coding sequence ATGCAAGCTGCAGTTTCCGCATCGTTCGTGGATGCCAATCCGGTCGACGGCGACCCGCCAGAGTTGCATAATTCGGCATTGGTCCGTGGCGAAAACCGGGGCGCAGAGTTGAAGGTGATGAAAGGAGCGGTGCCTACGCCGAAGACCGATCCATCCGTGCCGGTTCCAGGATTCCCCCCCGCCGCTCACCTCGGCGTGGTCTTCTTTCGGGCGAACGGCATAGACCAGCGATGCACTGGCAACGCGGTCGTCTCCGACTCCGGGAACGTCGTAGCCACTTCCGGGCGATGCGTCTCTGCACTACCAAGTAAGTTCGTGTCGGACTTGGTGTTCGTGCCAGCCTACAACGGTACCGCCCCCTATGGCGTGTGGCCTGCAACGACCATCACGGCCGATAATGACTGGGTCGTAGGGCGAGCCGTCGACTACGATACGGCGTTCTTCCAAGTGCAGGCCCCCATGATAATGAAGTCATCCGGCGCCACTTTATCGAATACTGTCGGAGCATCTGGCGTTCGCTTTGTCGGTCAGGAAGACGACAACGAATATCGGGTAACAGGCTACAATACCGACCCTGGTGCCAATGCGAACACGCCCGTCAGTGTGACCAGCACCGCAGAGCCGAACCCATGGATGAACAAGGACTATGCTATTGAGGGCCTCGAATGGGAGGCACGCTCCGGAGTCAGCGGCTCACCTTGGATTTCGACGGACGAGGATCCCGTGCAGGACGTCGAAGTTGGCATGACCTCATTTGCCTATAAGCAGTTCACTCATGCTTCGTTCGGTCCTCAGTGGACGTCAGCAATCCGTAACCTGTATCAAACGGCAGCGGCCATCAAGTAG
- a CDS encoding 2-oxoglutarate dehydrogenase E1 component — protein sequence MDNLLKQFAQSSQLAGGNAAYIEDLYEQYLVAPDSVDPKWKSYFDGFKGREAGDVPHSAAIAHILTASRQAANAGTGAGASDERERNVGRLITAYRARGHLGAQLDPLGLTPPVNPPDLDLPFHSLSQADLDSEFSTGGVGGQPRMKLKDLLARLKATYASTIGAEFMHIQEFAQRQWIYKRLEDAGGKIASDAASRKRTLERLTAAEGLERYLHTKYVGQKRFSLEGGDALIPMMDEIIRQSGNDQVKDIVIGMAHRGRLNVLVNTLGKNPRKLFDEFEGKFEHAHDDRAHTGDVKYHMGFSADIAVGRDKQVHLALAFNPSHLEIVDPVVVGSVRSRQERFGDAERKTVLPILIHGDAAFAGQGVVMELFQMSQARGFAVGGTVHIVVNNQIGFTTSARDDARSTLYCTDVAKMIGAPVFHVNGDDPDAVMFVSKLAYEFRQKFKKDVVIDLVCYRRWGHNEADEPAATQPVMYQTIRKHKTTRELYAAKLESDGVLSADEARALVDGYRNKLDSGQYTTELATRKPDEFAIDWSRYLIGTPANPVDTRVKRDQLDRLARLITTIPEGVELHARVAKIYEDRVKMAAGNQLGDWGFAENLAYATLLAEGHKLRLVGQDAGRGTFFHRHAILHDQKTDSYYLPLRQLVQNPEDATVIDSLLSEEAVVGFEYGYSTTDPNALCIWEAQFGDFANGAQVVIDQFIAAGEAKWGRIAGLSLFLPHGYEGQGPEHSSARLERFLQLCALENMLVCVPTTPAQCFHMIRRQMRMTTRKPLVVMTPKSLLRHKLAVSSLEELADGEFQHLIPDAKADAGKVRRVVLCSGKVYYDLLEDQTKRGQDDVAILRAEQLYPFPRAQLAAELKAYANATDVVWCQEEPQNQGAWYQIRHHLNSCLSSGQSLHYAGRARSPSPAAGHMADHITEQQKLVADALLNPFNDQVAE from the coding sequence GTGGATAATCTCCTAAAGCAGTTCGCGCAGTCATCGCAGCTCGCCGGCGGCAACGCCGCCTATATCGAGGATCTGTACGAACAGTACCTCGTCGCCCCAGACAGTGTCGATCCTAAGTGGAAGAGCTATTTCGATGGCTTCAAAGGTCGGGAGGCTGGTGATGTACCGCATTCGGCGGCTATTGCCCACATACTCACTGCCTCCAGGCAAGCAGCCAATGCCGGGACCGGCGCTGGCGCCAGTGACGAGCGCGAGCGCAATGTCGGCCGTCTGATCACTGCCTATCGCGCACGCGGTCATCTCGGCGCGCAGCTCGACCCGCTCGGTCTGACTCCGCCGGTCAATCCGCCCGATCTGGATCTACCGTTCCACAGCCTGTCGCAAGCGGATCTGGACAGCGAGTTCAGTACCGGCGGTGTCGGTGGTCAACCACGGATGAAGCTAAAAGATCTGCTGGCTCGCCTAAAAGCGACCTATGCCAGCACCATCGGCGCAGAGTTCATGCATATTCAGGAATTCGCCCAGCGCCAATGGATCTACAAGCGCCTGGAAGATGCCGGCGGTAAGATCGCCAGCGACGCGGCCAGCCGCAAGCGCACGCTGGAGCGGCTCACCGCCGCCGAAGGCCTGGAGCGCTACCTGCATACCAAGTACGTCGGTCAAAAACGCTTCTCGCTGGAAGGCGGCGATGCGTTGATCCCGATGATGGACGAGATCATTCGCCAGTCCGGCAACGATCAGGTCAAGGACATCGTGATCGGCATGGCTCACCGCGGCCGCCTCAACGTGCTGGTCAATACCCTGGGCAAGAACCCGCGCAAGCTGTTCGACGAGTTTGAAGGCAAGTTCGAGCACGCCCACGACGACCGCGCGCACACCGGCGACGTCAAGTACCACATGGGCTTCTCGGCCGACATCGCCGTCGGTCGCGACAAGCAGGTGCATCTGGCGCTGGCGTTCAACCCGTCGCACCTGGAAATCGTCGACCCGGTCGTGGTCGGCAGCGTGCGTTCGCGTCAGGAACGTTTCGGCGATGCAGAGCGCAAGACCGTGCTGCCGATCCTGATCCACGGCGATGCCGCATTCGCTGGCCAGGGCGTGGTGATGGAGCTGTTCCAGATGTCGCAGGCGCGTGGTTTCGCGGTTGGCGGCACCGTGCACATCGTGGTGAACAATCAGATCGGCTTCACCACCAGCGCCCGCGACGACGCCCGTTCCACGCTGTATTGCACCGACGTTGCCAAGATGATCGGCGCGCCGGTTTTCCACGTGAACGGCGACGACCCGGATGCGGTGATGTTCGTGTCCAAGCTGGCCTACGAATTTCGCCAGAAGTTCAAGAAAGATGTGGTCATCGACCTGGTCTGCTACCGCCGTTGGGGCCATAACGAGGCCGATGAACCGGCAGCGACCCAACCGGTGATGTATCAGACCATCCGCAAGCACAAGACCACCCGCGAGCTCTATGCAGCCAAGCTGGAAAGCGACGGCGTGCTGAGTGCTGATGAGGCTAGGGCGCTGGTCGACGGCTACCGCAACAAGCTCGATTCGGGCCAATACACCACCGAATTGGCCACGCGCAAGCCGGACGAATTCGCCATCGATTGGTCCAGGTATCTGATCGGCACCCCTGCCAATCCGGTCGACACGCGCGTCAAGCGCGATCAACTGGACCGTCTGGCCAGGCTGATCACCACAATCCCGGAAGGCGTCGAGCTGCATGCACGCGTGGCCAAGATCTACGAGGACCGCGTCAAGATGGCCGCCGGCAATCAGCTGGGCGACTGGGGCTTTGCCGAAAACCTGGCCTACGCCACCTTGCTTGCCGAAGGCCACAAACTGCGTCTGGTTGGTCAGGACGCCGGCCGTGGCACGTTCTTCCACCGTCACGCGATCCTGCACGACCAGAAGACCGACAGCTATTACCTGCCGCTGCGCCAGCTGGTGCAGAACCCGGAAGACGCCACCGTGATCGATTCGCTGCTCAGCGAAGAAGCGGTGGTGGGCTTTGAATACGGCTACTCCACCACCGACCCGAATGCGCTGTGCATCTGGGAAGCGCAGTTCGGCGACTTCGCCAATGGTGCGCAGGTGGTGATAGACCAGTTCATCGCCGCTGGTGAAGCCAAGTGGGGCCGCATCGCGGGCCTGTCGCTGTTCCTGCCGCACGGCTACGAAGGCCAGGGCCCAGAGCACAGCTCCGCACGTCTGGAGCGCTTCCTGCAGCTGTGCGCGCTGGAAAACATGCTGGTGTGCGTGCCGACGACCCCGGCGCAGTGCTTCCACATGATCCGTCGTCAGATGCGCATGACGACCCGCAAGCCGCTGGTAGTGATGACGCCGAAGTCGCTGTTGCGCCACAAGCTGGCGGTGTCGAGCCTGGAAGAACTGGCCGACGGTGAGTTCCAGCATCTGATCCCAGATGCCAAGGCCGATGCCGGCAAGGTCAGGCGGGTGGTGCTGTGCTCGGGCAAGGTCTATTACGACCTGCTCGAAGATCAGACCAAGCGTGGCCAGGACGACGTTGCCATCCTGCGTGCGGAGCAGCTGTATCCGTTCCCGCGTGCGCAGTTGGCCGCCGAACTCAAGGCTTATGCCAATGCCACCGATGTGGTGTGGTGTCAGGAAGAGCCGCAGAATCAGGGCGCTTGGTACCAGATACGCCACCATCTGAACTCCTGCCTGTCCAGCGGTCAGAGCCTGCACTACGCCGGCCGTGCCCGTTCGCCCTCGCCGGCTGCCGGCCATATGGCTGACCACATCACTGAACAGCAGAAGCTGGTCGCCGATGCGCTACTTAATCCGTTCAACGACCAAGTCGCTGAATAA
- a CDS encoding GNAT family N-acetyltransferase, giving the protein MTPHARTQIVSLHPASDAAVLRALRLACSTDTAGNTGDAEWDALDPLSLQLAARSEDGQLIASVRLTPDRRIDKLGVLPNWRRCGLADQLLAAAIDNARQRGWPSLQTRVTANAEAVFARLGFLPDTASEFHTERDWGDPLGPPLHRRLDGPMAVEDLSAAVAATTGLLCAARRQVLIYTRTLDPPLFDSAAVLDALRRFATDRHDKRVRVLVQDTAGASANSSAMLRLAQRLPSVFRFRAVSDPVDTNHASAYVVGDDAYYFRPIGHRFDDGETWLSGAARSRQLERAFTQIWERSALWSEPRALGI; this is encoded by the coding sequence ATGACTCCCCATGCCAGGACGCAGATCGTCTCGCTGCACCCGGCCTCCGACGCTGCGGTCCTGCGTGCGCTGCGCCTGGCCTGCAGCACCGACACCGCTGGCAACACCGGCGATGCCGAGTGGGATGCACTGGACCCGCTAAGCTTGCAGTTGGCCGCGCGCAGCGAGGACGGCCAGCTGATCGCCTCGGTGCGGCTGACCCCAGATCGCCGCATCGACAAACTCGGCGTCCTGCCCAACTGGCGCCGCTGCGGCTTGGCCGACCAACTGCTTGCAGCCGCCATCGACAACGCCCGACAACGCGGCTGGCCCAGCCTGCAGACCCGCGTCACCGCAAACGCCGAGGCCGTGTTCGCACGCCTCGGTTTCTTGCCCGATACCGCTTCCGAATTTCACACTGAGCGCGATTGGGGCGATCCACTTGGCCCCCCGCTGCACCGTCGGCTCGACGGCCCAATGGCGGTAGAGGACCTGAGCGCGGCCGTGGCCGCCACCACAGGGCTGCTGTGCGCCGCACGCCGCCAGGTGCTGATCTATACCCGCACATTGGATCCGCCGTTGTTCGACAGCGCCGCAGTGCTCGATGCGTTACGCCGCTTTGCCACCGACCGCCACGACAAACGCGTGCGTGTACTGGTGCAGGACACCGCAGGCGCGAGCGCCAATAGCAGCGCGATGCTGCGCCTAGCGCAGCGTTTACCCAGCGTGTTTCGCTTCCGTGCGGTCAGCGATCCGGTCGATACCAACCATGCGTCGGCCTATGTCGTGGGCGATGACGCCTACTATTTTCGTCCAATAGGTCATCGCTTCGACGACGGCGAAACCTGGCTGTCCGGCGCGGCGCGCAGTCGCCAGCTGGAGCGTGCATTCACGCAGATATGGGAGCGCAGCGCGCTTTGGAGCGAACCACGCGCACTCGGTATCTGA